One genomic region from Drosophila subpulchrella strain 33 F10 #4 breed RU33 chromosome 2R, RU_Dsub_v1.1 Primary Assembly, whole genome shotgun sequence encodes:
- the LOC119549463 gene encoding succinate dehydrogenase assembly factor 2-B, mitochondrial, with amino-acid sequence MLRQILFTKVGRRLALPMVAQNRSASNLDKTEYTTPGEIVDYDDPPHLPVPEYPIRPDEPLETRKQRLLYQSRKRGMLENDLLLSTFVAKHLRDFNAEQTAEYDQLINGVSNDWDIFYWATETKPTPPQFDTEIMRLLKEHVKNHEKVQRIRQPDL; translated from the exons ATGTTGCGGCAAATTCTG TTTACCAAAGTGGGCCGTCGTCTGGCGCTACCTATGGTCGCCCAAAATCGCTCTGCCAGCAATTTGGACAAAACTGAGTATACAACACCCGGGGAAATTGTGGATTACGATGATCCGCCCCATTTGCCAGTTCCAGAATATCCCATCCGTCCTGATGAGCCCCTGGAAACACGCAAGCAGCG CCTTTTGTATCAGAGTCGAAAACGTGGAATGCTCGAAAACGATCTTTTGCTGAGCACTTTTGTGGCCAAACATCTGAGGGATTTCAATGCCGAACAGACCGCCGAATATGATCAATTGATCAATGGGGTCAGCAACGATTGGGACATATTCTATTGGGCCACCGAAACAAAGCCTACACCCCCGCAATTCGATACTGAGATAATGCGACTTCTAAAGGAGCACGTCAAGAACCATGAGAAGGTACAAAGGATTAGACAACCTGATCTATAG
- the LOC119549462 gene encoding uncharacterized protein LOC119549462: protein MFETTLTLPRTSVLTEPLGSAGAATGSGPSTSTAAVAVQTSKRRRRRRNKRRRKSSLSSSTDAPSSRTYDPVMTGSQLRSAAVASVGGGSVGTAGPVRRGRRRSGVSSSSSAAAAAAAAAEEEAEEAEAEAVRQEEAAEILSGNSSPSMFVDPQDFFETLD from the coding sequence ATGTTCGAGACCACGCTGACCCTGCCGCGAACCAGTGTGCTCACGGAACCGTTGGGCAGCGCCGGCGCCGCAACCGGATCTGGGCCCTCCACCTCGACGGCTGCCGTTGCCGTCCAGACGAGCAAACGTCGCCGACGGCGGCGGAACAAACGTCGTCGCAAATCCTCGCTGTCCAGCAGCACCGATGCCCCCTCGTCGCGGACCTACGATCCCGTGATGACGGGCAGTCAGCTTCGGTCGGCGGCAGTGGCATCGGTGGGCGGCGGGAGCGTTGGAACGGCGGGACCAGTGCGTAGGGGTCGTCGCAGGAGCGGGGTCAGCTCATCTTCATCGGCGGCAGCGGCTGCCGCAGCGGcagcggaggaggaggcggaaGAAGCGGAAGCAGAGGCCGTCCGCCAGGAGGAGGCGGCGGAAATTTTGAGCGGAAACAGCAGCCCATCGATGTTTGTCGATCCGCAGGACTTCTTCGAGACCCTGGACTAA
- the LOC119549461 gene encoding ran-binding proteins 9/10 homolog isoform X1, whose protein sequence is MENVEEAPPLSSESNSNSNNSSASSSSHQLSQSGAMGAEAEAEAAPSSTSSQSLSRSHSHSPTPTPAAAPSEPHNPISHDHPNHPNPPLNPSEMEARENSPHDHSPTPTFHQTAPPPTTPSTAPQREERDQEEQDQQPQPALQDQDQRENPEQHPQQDQDQEFQEQQPPQPVQDPQPEANQELLHIEGLIRHRDSPNPEGNPPQAPLEDQPLQIPGQEPNQEPNEAEVREEENQPEAEPPPPLLLEDLDEQDQDSESQPDLSEQQQQEQEHHQPAAVIIDANAIAETIDANAVERIDDYEDDDEEVDEEEEVVDDRVDRAAEVASVSGAQRLHSVAVLPRYSAASRASRSNNNNNNNNSNHNNNNNNNSSGSSRRTRHFYSNNGSHFSNDMFPSHAPRSSTQTSSPRVGGRRQHSTPAASSNSPQHQGVDPLRLLYPNVNESETPLPRCWSPHDKCLSIGLSQNNLRVTYKGVGKQHSDAASVRTAYPIPSSCGLYYFEVRIISKGRNGYMGIGLTAQQFRMNRLPGWDKQSYGYHGDDGNSFSSSGNGQTYGPTFTTGDVIGCCVNFVNNTCFYTKNGVDLGIAFRDLPTKLYPTVGLQTPGEEVDANFGQEPFKFDKIVDMMKEMRSNVLRKIDRYPHLLETPENLMNRLVSTYLVHNAFSKTAEAFNGYTNQSFDEDLSSVKIRQKIIKLILTGKMSQAIEHTLRSFPGLLEKNKNLWFALKCRQFIEMINGADIENVNNKVTATTQTMPTNQTSVIQSTKAFKHSKSGNGNGNVNLNQTQQQQNNTAIPAVIKPQGGDKPDIKNMLVDDNSNKCVDHDSNSMDVEMEPCQSHSNGGDSCSNSNGNASAVRNSLDAIDEEMDVDVSPSSRSCGRVIEKILEFGKELSSMGQQLEEENRMTEEERQMLEDAFSLIAYSNPWSSPLGWLLCPSRRENVSTTLNSAILESLNCERRPPLEYLVAHAAELIKVIGQHSLGEDAFITIDDVFPQN, encoded by the exons ATGGAGAACGTCGAAGAGGCCCCACCACTCTCCTCGGAGAGCAACAGCaatagcaacaacagcagcgccAGCAGCAGCTCTCACCAGCTCTCTCAATCGGGAGCCATGGGTGCTGAGGCAGAGGCCGAGGCCGCCCCCTCCTCTACTTCGTCTCAGTCTCTCTCTCGTTCGCACTCTCACTCGCCCACGCCTACACCCGCCGCCGCCCCCTCTGAACCTCATAACCCCATTTCCCATGATCACCCAAATCACCCGAATCCCCCATTGAATCCATCCGAAATGGAGGCTCGCGAGAATTCACCGCATGATCACTCACCCACTCCTACTTTCCACCAGACTGCACCGCCACCCACGACTCCATCGACGGCACCGCAGCGGGAAGAGCGGGATCAGGAGGAGCAGGATCAGCAGCCACAGCCGGCCTTGCAGGACCAGGATCAGCGAGAGAATCCGGAGCAGCATCCGCAGCAAGATCAGGATCAGGAGTTCCAGGAACAGCAGCCGCCACAACCAGTGCAGGATCCGCAGCCTGAAGCAAACCAGGAGTTGCTTCACATAGAGGGTTTAATCCGGCATCGAGACTCGCCGAATCCTGAGGGTAATCCCCCACAAGCACCACTGGAAGACCAACCCTTGCAAATACCAGGACAGGAACCCAACCAAGAGCCGAATGAGGCTGAAGTTAGAGAGGAGGAAAACCAGCCAGAAGCCGAGCCACCGCCACCGCTGCTCCTCGAAGATTTGGACGAGCAGGACCAGGACTCCGAGTCCCAGCCAGATCTGAGcgaacagcagcagcaggagcaggagcatcATCAGCCGGCGGCAGTGATTATAGACGCCAACGCCATAGCCGAAACCATAGACGCCAACGCCGTGGAGCGCATCGACGACTACGAAGACGACGACGAGGAGGTggatgaggaggaggaggtggtaGACGACCGGGTCGATAGAGCCGCGGAGGTCGCTTCCGTTTCCGGTGCCCAGCGGCTGCACTCGGTGGCCGTTTTGCCCCGCTACTCCGCCGCTTCACGTGCTTCGCGAagcaacaataataataataacaacaatagcaaccataataataataataacaacaatagCAGCGGTTCATCGCGTCGCACTCGCCATTTTTACAGCAACAACGGCAGTCACTTCAGCAACGACATGTTCCCCAGTCACGCCCCCCGCAGCAGCACCCAGACCTCGTCGCCCAGGGTCGGAGGTCGTCGCCAGCACTCAACCCCGGCAGCCAGCTCCAATTCGCCACAGCACCAGGGAGTGGATCCTCTGCGGCTGCTCTATCCCAATGTCAACGAGAGCGAGACTCCGCTGCCTCGCTGCTGGAGTCCCCATGACAAGTGCTTGTCCATCGGACTGTCCCAGAACAACCTAAGGGTCACCTACAAGG GCGTTGGCAAGCAGCACAGTGATGCCGCCTCCGTGCGCACTGCCTATCCGATCCCGTCCTCCTGCGGACTCTACTACTTCGAGGTGCGGATAATCTCCAAGGGACGCAACGGATACATGGGCATCGGCCTGACCGCCCAGCAGTTCCGGATGAACCGCCTGCCAG GTTGGGACAAGCAGTCGTACGGCTACCACGGCGACGATGGCAACTCGTTCAGCTCCTCCGGGAATGGCCAGACCTACGGGCCCACCTTCACCACCGGCGATGTGATTGGATGCTGCGTTAACTTTGTGAACAACACGTGCTTCTACACCAAGAACGGAGTGGATTTGGGGATCGCATTTAGGGATTTGCCA ACCAAGTTATACCCGACTGTGGGCCTACAGACTCCTGGCGAGGAAGTGGATGCCAACTTTGGTCAGGAACCATTCAAGTTCGACAAGATTGTCGATATGATGAAGGAGATGCGCTCGAATGTTCTGCGCAAGATCGACAGATATCCACATCTGCTGGAGACCCCAGAGAACCTGATGAATCG CCTGGTTTCCACCTATTTAGTTCATAATGCCTTCAGCAAGACCGCCGAGGCCTTCAATGGCTATACAAATCAGTCCTTCGACGAGGACTTGTCATCCGTCAAGATACGTCAAA AAATCATCAAGCTCATACTGACCGGCAAGATGAGTCAGGCCATCGAGCACACACTACGCTCTTTTCCCGGACTTTtggagaaaaataaaaacctcTGGTTCGCCCTGAAGTGCCGCCAGTTCATAGAAATGATCAATGGAGCTGACATTGAG AATGTCAACAACAAAGTCACCGCCACCACCCAGACCATGCCCACAAACCAGACGTCCGTGATCCAGTCCACCAAGGCGTTCAAGCACAGCAAGAGCGGCAATGGAAACGGCAACGTGAACCTTAATCAGACTCAACAACAACAGAACAACACTGCGATTCCAGCTGTGATAAAGCCACAGGGCGGCGATAAGCCAGATATCAAGAA CATGTTGGTTGACGACAACTCCAACAAGTGCGTGGACCATGACAGCAACAGCATGGACGTGGAAATGGAGCCCTGCCAGAGCCACTCGAACGGCGGCGACTCCTGCTCCAACTCCAATGGCAATGCCAGCGCAGTGCGCAACTCTCTAGATGCCATCGACGAGGAAATGG ATGTAGACGTTTCCCCCTCATCGCGCAGCTGTGGCCGTGTGATCGAGAAGATCCTGGAGTTCGGCAAGGAGCTGTCCAGCATGGGCCAGCAGCTGGAGGAGGAGAACCGCATGACTGAAGAGGAGCGTCAAATGTTGGAG GATGCATTTAGCTTGATTGCTTACTCAAATCCCTGGTCCAGTCCGCTGGGCTGGCTGTTGTGTCCCTCGCGGCGCGAGAACGTCTCCACCACGCTCAATTCAGCCATATTGG AGTCACTCAACTGCGAGCGCCGTCCGCCGCTGGAGTATCTGGTGGCCCACGCCGCCGAGCTGATCAAGGTGATTGGCCAGCACTCGCTGGGCGAGGACGCTTTCATTACCATCGACGACGTGTTCCCGCAAAATTGA
- the LOC119549461 gene encoding ran-binding proteins 9/10 homolog isoform X2 gives MENVEEAPPLSSESNSNSNNSSASSSSHQLSQSGAMGAEAEAEAAPSSTSSQSLSRSHSHSPTPTPAAAPSEPHNPISHDHPNHPNPPLNPSEMEARENSPHDHSPTPTFHQTAPPPTTPSTAPQREERDQEEQDQQPQPALQDQDQRENPEQHPQQDQDQEFQEQQPPQPVQDPQPEANQELLHIEGLIRHRDSPNPEGNPPQAPLEDQPLQIPGQEPNQEPNEAEVREEENQPEAEPPPPLLLEDLDEQDQDSESQPDLSEQQQQEQEHHQPAAVIIDANAIAETIDANAVERIDDYEDDDEEVDEEEEVVDDRVDRAAEVASVSGAQRLHSVAVLPRYSAASRASRSNNNNNNNNSNHNNNNNNNSSGSSRRTRHFYSNNGSHFSNDMFPSHAPRSSTQTSSPRVGGRRQHSTPAASSNSPQHQGVDPLRLLYPNVNESETPLPRCWSPHDKCLSIGLSQNNLRVTYKGVGKQHSDAASVRTAYPIPSSCGLYYFEVRIISKGRNGYMGIGLTAQQFRMNRLPGWDKQSYGYHGDDGNSFSSSGNGQTYGPTFTTGDVIGCCVNFVNNTCFYTKNGVDLGIAFRDLPTKLYPTVGLQTPGEEVDANFGQEPFKFDKIVDMMKEMRSNVLRKIDRYPHLLETPENLMNRLVSTYLVHNAFSKTAEAFNGYTNQSFDEDLSSVKIRQKIIKLILTGKMSQAIEHTLRSFPGLLEKNKNLWFALKCRQFIEMINGADIENVNNKVTATTQTMPTNQTSVIQSTKAFKHSKSGNGNGNVNLNQTQQQQNNTAIPAVIKPQGGDKPDIKNMLVDDNSNKCVDHDSNSMDVEMEPCQSHSNGGDSCSNSNGNASAVRNSLDAIDEEMDVSPSSRSCGRVIEKILEFGKELSSMGQQLEEENRMTEEERQMLEDAFSLIAYSNPWSSPLGWLLCPSRRENVSTTLNSAILESLNCERRPPLEYLVAHAAELIKVIGQHSLGEDAFITIDDVFPQN, from the exons ATGGAGAACGTCGAAGAGGCCCCACCACTCTCCTCGGAGAGCAACAGCaatagcaacaacagcagcgccAGCAGCAGCTCTCACCAGCTCTCTCAATCGGGAGCCATGGGTGCTGAGGCAGAGGCCGAGGCCGCCCCCTCCTCTACTTCGTCTCAGTCTCTCTCTCGTTCGCACTCTCACTCGCCCACGCCTACACCCGCCGCCGCCCCCTCTGAACCTCATAACCCCATTTCCCATGATCACCCAAATCACCCGAATCCCCCATTGAATCCATCCGAAATGGAGGCTCGCGAGAATTCACCGCATGATCACTCACCCACTCCTACTTTCCACCAGACTGCACCGCCACCCACGACTCCATCGACGGCACCGCAGCGGGAAGAGCGGGATCAGGAGGAGCAGGATCAGCAGCCACAGCCGGCCTTGCAGGACCAGGATCAGCGAGAGAATCCGGAGCAGCATCCGCAGCAAGATCAGGATCAGGAGTTCCAGGAACAGCAGCCGCCACAACCAGTGCAGGATCCGCAGCCTGAAGCAAACCAGGAGTTGCTTCACATAGAGGGTTTAATCCGGCATCGAGACTCGCCGAATCCTGAGGGTAATCCCCCACAAGCACCACTGGAAGACCAACCCTTGCAAATACCAGGACAGGAACCCAACCAAGAGCCGAATGAGGCTGAAGTTAGAGAGGAGGAAAACCAGCCAGAAGCCGAGCCACCGCCACCGCTGCTCCTCGAAGATTTGGACGAGCAGGACCAGGACTCCGAGTCCCAGCCAGATCTGAGcgaacagcagcagcaggagcaggagcatcATCAGCCGGCGGCAGTGATTATAGACGCCAACGCCATAGCCGAAACCATAGACGCCAACGCCGTGGAGCGCATCGACGACTACGAAGACGACGACGAGGAGGTggatgaggaggaggaggtggtaGACGACCGGGTCGATAGAGCCGCGGAGGTCGCTTCCGTTTCCGGTGCCCAGCGGCTGCACTCGGTGGCCGTTTTGCCCCGCTACTCCGCCGCTTCACGTGCTTCGCGAagcaacaataataataataacaacaatagcaaccataataataataataacaacaatagCAGCGGTTCATCGCGTCGCACTCGCCATTTTTACAGCAACAACGGCAGTCACTTCAGCAACGACATGTTCCCCAGTCACGCCCCCCGCAGCAGCACCCAGACCTCGTCGCCCAGGGTCGGAGGTCGTCGCCAGCACTCAACCCCGGCAGCCAGCTCCAATTCGCCACAGCACCAGGGAGTGGATCCTCTGCGGCTGCTCTATCCCAATGTCAACGAGAGCGAGACTCCGCTGCCTCGCTGCTGGAGTCCCCATGACAAGTGCTTGTCCATCGGACTGTCCCAGAACAACCTAAGGGTCACCTACAAGG GCGTTGGCAAGCAGCACAGTGATGCCGCCTCCGTGCGCACTGCCTATCCGATCCCGTCCTCCTGCGGACTCTACTACTTCGAGGTGCGGATAATCTCCAAGGGACGCAACGGATACATGGGCATCGGCCTGACCGCCCAGCAGTTCCGGATGAACCGCCTGCCAG GTTGGGACAAGCAGTCGTACGGCTACCACGGCGACGATGGCAACTCGTTCAGCTCCTCCGGGAATGGCCAGACCTACGGGCCCACCTTCACCACCGGCGATGTGATTGGATGCTGCGTTAACTTTGTGAACAACACGTGCTTCTACACCAAGAACGGAGTGGATTTGGGGATCGCATTTAGGGATTTGCCA ACCAAGTTATACCCGACTGTGGGCCTACAGACTCCTGGCGAGGAAGTGGATGCCAACTTTGGTCAGGAACCATTCAAGTTCGACAAGATTGTCGATATGATGAAGGAGATGCGCTCGAATGTTCTGCGCAAGATCGACAGATATCCACATCTGCTGGAGACCCCAGAGAACCTGATGAATCG CCTGGTTTCCACCTATTTAGTTCATAATGCCTTCAGCAAGACCGCCGAGGCCTTCAATGGCTATACAAATCAGTCCTTCGACGAGGACTTGTCATCCGTCAAGATACGTCAAA AAATCATCAAGCTCATACTGACCGGCAAGATGAGTCAGGCCATCGAGCACACACTACGCTCTTTTCCCGGACTTTtggagaaaaataaaaacctcTGGTTCGCCCTGAAGTGCCGCCAGTTCATAGAAATGATCAATGGAGCTGACATTGAG AATGTCAACAACAAAGTCACCGCCACCACCCAGACCATGCCCACAAACCAGACGTCCGTGATCCAGTCCACCAAGGCGTTCAAGCACAGCAAGAGCGGCAATGGAAACGGCAACGTGAACCTTAATCAGACTCAACAACAACAGAACAACACTGCGATTCCAGCTGTGATAAAGCCACAGGGCGGCGATAAGCCAGATATCAAGAA CATGTTGGTTGACGACAACTCCAACAAGTGCGTGGACCATGACAGCAACAGCATGGACGTGGAAATGGAGCCCTGCCAGAGCCACTCGAACGGCGGCGACTCCTGCTCCAACTCCAATGGCAATGCCAGCGCAGTGCGCAACTCTCTAGATGCCATCGACGAGGAAATGG ACGTTTCCCCCTCATCGCGCAGCTGTGGCCGTGTGATCGAGAAGATCCTGGAGTTCGGCAAGGAGCTGTCCAGCATGGGCCAGCAGCTGGAGGAGGAGAACCGCATGACTGAAGAGGAGCGTCAAATGTTGGAG GATGCATTTAGCTTGATTGCTTACTCAAATCCCTGGTCCAGTCCGCTGGGCTGGCTGTTGTGTCCCTCGCGGCGCGAGAACGTCTCCACCACGCTCAATTCAGCCATATTGG AGTCACTCAACTGCGAGCGCCGTCCGCCGCTGGAGTATCTGGTGGCCCACGCCGCCGAGCTGATCAAGGTGATTGGCCAGCACTCGCTGGGCGAGGACGCTTTCATTACCATCGACGACGTGTTCCCGCAAAATTGA
- the LOC119549661 gene encoding peroxiredoxin-6 — translation MRLGQTVPNFQADTTKGPISFHEWQGNSWVVLFSHPADFTPVCTTELGRIAVHQPEFAKRNTKCLAHSVDALNSHVDWVNDIKSYCLDIPGDFPYPIIADPTRDLAVSLGMLDEEQKKDPEVGKTIRALFIISPDHKVRLSMFYPMSTGRNVDEILRTIDSLQLTDRLKVVATPANWTPGTKVMILPTVTDEEAHKLFPKGFDKVSMPSGVNYVRTTENY, via the exons ATGCGTTTGGGACAGACCGTACCTAACTTCCAGGCCGACACCACCAAGGGGCCCATCAGCTTCCACGAGTGGCAGGGCAACTC GTGGGTGGTGCTCTTCTCCCACCCCGCCGACTTCACCCCCGTCTGCACCACCGAGCTGGGCAGGATCGCGGTGCACCAGCCCGAGTTCGCCAAGCGGAACACCAAGTGCCTGGCGCACTCCGTGGACGCACTCAACTCGCACGTGGACTGGGTGAACGACATCAAGAGCTACTGCCTGGACATTCCCGGGGACTTCCCCTACCCGATCATCGCCGACCCCACCCGGGACCTGGCCGTCAGCCTGGGCATGCTCGACGAGGAGCAGAAGAAGGACCCCGAGGTGGGCAAGACCATCCGCGCCCTGTTCATCATCAGCCCGGACCACAAGGTGCGCCTCTCCATGTTCTACCCCATGTCCACGGGCCGCAACGTCGA TGAGATCCTGAGGACCATCGACTCACTGCAGCTGACTGATCGCCTCAAGGTGGTGGCCACTCCAGCCAACTGGACT CCTGGCACCAAGGTCATGATCCTGCCCACTGTCACCGACGAGGAGGCCCACAAACTCTTCCCCAAGGGATTCGACAAGGTCTCCATGCCCTCCGGTGTAAACTACGTTCGCACCACCGAGAACTACTAG
- the LOC119549663 gene encoding peroxisomal membrane protein 11C, which translates to MPKFINEVCGLIDSYGGRDILMEALCQGAKLVAGYQAKRNPDLSQRCATVSSKISGAQATLRLIGDLPVIRYTLEYGLGDCEPDRIMAVLGVMSNAVDLLFYPIETICWLAEHRVLNVRNRDTWSYANSIFCVLSIYLNLVRTLRTFSLNRNQLNRQDVVSFARISLDLVHAVSILPRGYLWGGKMSTLQIGAIGTLSAALGIYQILARKRMT; encoded by the coding sequence ATGCCCAAGTTCATAAACGAAGTCTGTGGGCTCATCGATTCCTACGGCGGTCGGGATATCCTGATGGAGGCGTTGTGCCAGGGAGCGAAGTTGGTGGCGGGATACCAGGCCAAGCGGAACCCAGACCTGTCCCAACGATGTGCCACCGTCAGCTCGAAGATCTCGGGAGCCCAGGCCACCCTGCGTCTGATCGGCGATCTTCCCGTGATCCGCTACACCCTGGAGTACGGATTGGGCGACTGTGAACCGGATCGCATCATGGCCGTACTGGGCGTGATGTCCAACGCGGTGGACCTACTCTTCTACCCCATCGAGACCATCTGCTGGCTGGCCGAGCACAGAGTTTTGAATGTGAGAAACAGGGACACATGGAGCTATGCCAACTCCATATTCTGCGTGCTCTCCATATACCTGAACCTCGTAAGGACATTAAGGACTTTTTCGCTGAATCGGAACCAGCTGAACCGACAGGATGTGGTTTCCTTCGCGCGCATCTCCCTAGATCTGGTCCACGCAGTCAGCATTCTGCCCAGAGGTTACTTGTGGGGTGGGAAGATGTCAACCCTCCAAATCGGAGCCATTGGAACCCTCTCCGCGGCACTTGGAATCTACCAGATCTTGGCCAGGAAGAGAATGACCTAG
- the LOC119549669 gene encoding HIG1 domain family member 1A, mitochondrial: MSSNSLFETDEDLAQANKLSRKVKESPFMLVGIAGFVAAGLVGAYKYRNRGTMSTSVFLMQLRVAAQGTVVGCLTAGLAYTMAKEYLLHEEPKNVAKPVE, translated from the coding sequence ATGAGTTCCAATTCCCTGTTCGAAACCGACGAAGATCTCGCCCAGGCCAACAAGTTGTCCAGGAAAGTTAAGGAATCCCCCTTTATGCTGGTGGGGATTGCCGGATTCGTGGCCGCCGGTCTGGTTGGGGCCTACAAATACCGGAACCGGGGAACCATGAGCACCAGCGTCTTTTTGATGCAGTTGCGAGTGGCCGCCCAGGGGACGGTAGTCGGGTGTTTGACCGCCGGATTGGCGTACACCATGGCCAAGGAGTATCTGCTCCACGAAGAACCCAAGAACGTTGCCAAGCCAGTCGAGTAA
- the LOC119549662 gene encoding peroxiredoxin-6, whose protein sequence is MRLGQTVPNFQADTTKGPISFHEWQGNSWVVLFSHPADFTPVCTTELGRIAVHQPEFAKRNTKCLAHSVDALNSHVDWVNDIKSYCLDIPGDFPYPIIADPTRDLAVSLGMLDEEQKKDPEVGKTIRALFIISPDHKVRLSMFYPMSTGRNVDEILRTIDSLQLTDRLKVVATPANWTPGTKVMILPTVTDEEAHKLFPKGFDKVSMPSGVNYVRTTENY, encoded by the exons ATGCGTTTGGGACAGACCGTACCTAACTTCCAGGCCGACACCACCAAGGGGCCCATCAGCTTCCACGAGTGGCAGGGCAACTC GTGGGTGGTGCTCTTCTCCCACCCCGCCGACTTCACACCCGTCTGCACCACCGAGCTGGGCAGGATCGCGGTGCACCAGCCCGAGTTCGCCAAGCGGAACACCAAGTGCCTGGCGCACTCCGTGGACGCACTCAACTCGCACGTGGACTGGGTGAACGACATCAAGAGCTACTGCCTGGACATTCCCGGGGACTTCCCCTACCCGATCATCGCCGACCCCACCCGGGACCTGGCCGTCAGCCTGGGCATGCTCGACGAGGAGCAGAAGAAGGACCCCGAGGTGGGCAAGACCATCCGCGCCCTGTTCATTATCAGCCCGGACCACAAGGTGCGCCTCTCCATGTTCTACCCCATGTCCACTGGCCGCAACGTCGA TGAGATCCTGAGGACCATCGACTCGCTGCAGCTGACTGATCGCCTCAAGGTGGTGGCCACTCCCGCCAACTGGACT CCCGGCACCAAGGTCATGATCCTGCCCACTGTCACCGACGAGGAGGCCCACAAACTCTTCCCCAAGGGATTCGACAAGGTCTCCATGCCCTCCGGTGTGAACTATGTGCGCACCACCGAGAACTATTAG
- the LOC119549464 gene encoding LOW QUALITY PROTEIN: uncharacterized protein LOC119549464 (The sequence of the model RefSeq protein was modified relative to this genomic sequence to represent the inferred CDS: inserted 1 base in 1 codon; deleted 2 bases in 1 codon; substituted 4 bases at 4 genomic stop codons) — translation MELKYNRSYVDYIGLAPRKSQMLMLNLTKVVKTLFMDNRXIKDFAVCSFFFSNRLLSKLYSVFSEEFVGNSTVFKCPIPLEKXXXSYYYLXNNIKEVPLFHPPGQFRSIVRLKTEKKGSSTVELFWRS, via the exons ATGGAACTAAAATACAATAGGTCATACGTGGATTACATTGGCTTGGCTCCTAGGAAATCTCAAATGCTGATGCTAAACTTAACAAAAGTGGTCAAAACCTTATTCATGGACAATC ATATCAAGGACTTTGCCGTctgtagttttttttttagtaaccGTCTTCTCTCGAAGCTTTACTCAGTGTTCTCTGAAGAATTTGTGGGTAATTCTACTGTCTTTAAGTGTCCCATTCCACtcgaaaaataataataatcatattAT TACTTGTAAAATAATATCAAAGAAGTGCCTTTATTTCATCCGCCTGGCCAGTTTCGTTCAATTGTCCGATTAAAGACAGAAAAAAAAGGATCTTCCACTGTGGAGCTCTTCTGGAGATCGTAA
- the LOC119549465 gene encoding uncharacterized protein LOC119549465, whose translation MSKELKPPVFKRGGSKFIMESLLTSCDNNYVDYFRKVPNTVDIYTLRVVKLASTFTIDIAVRVLKTKRVMYKVDNLDGCQFLTNPLMNRVFGPIYKRIIVNGSFFSCPIRPGVYYIRNEGSVDMLPSFQPPGRYQITIRVRMHESKAPFVIELLWIYNVVRIK comes from the exons ATGTCTAAAGAATTG AAACCGCCTGTTTTTAAGAGGGGAGGTTCCAAATTCATCATGGAATCTCTTCTAACCAGTTGTGATAACAACTATGTGGATTATTTTAGAAAAGTTCCCAACACGGTGGATATCTACACCTTACGCGTGGTGAAACTTGCCTCAACCTTTACCATCGATATTGCAGTGAGGGTACTGAAAACGAAGAGGGTAATGTACAAAGTGGACAACCTGGATGGGTGTCAATTCCTAACGAATCCCTTAATGAATCGCGTTTTTGGTCCGATTTACAAGCGAATTATTGTGAATGGCTCTTTCTTTAGCTGCCCGATAAGGCCGGGTGTATATTACATCAGGAACGAGGGATCCGTGGACATGTTGCCCAGTTTTCAGCCTCCTGGAAGATATCAGATCACCATTCGCGTCAGGATGCACGAAAGTAAAGCACCATTCGTGATCGAGTTGCTGTGGATATACAATGTAGTTCGAATAAAGTAA